The Opitutales bacterium ASA1 genome window below encodes:
- the dapA_1 gene encoding 4-hydroxy-tetrahydrodipicolinate synthase produces the protein MPASRITGVVTALVTPFRSGRVAFDELQQLVEKQIDAGVSGLVPVGTTGESPTLDHGEHIEVIRAVIEAAKGRVPVIAGTGSNSTAEAVSLTRRAHEAGADGFLQVGPYYNKPTQEGLYRHFAAVAEATDRLVMLYSIPGRSVIEIAVPTVARLLEAFPHVNHIKEAGGSCDRVDQLRQTCGDALTVLSGDDALTLPFMALGAVGVVSVASNLFPSAVVELVNAATRGDYTEARAVHHRLQPLFKALFVEPNPAPVKAAMAHRGLLGSSELRLPLCEMSAGNREALLALVDRLAAS, from the coding sequence ATGCCAGCATCACGTATCACCGGGGTCGTCACGGCCCTCGTCACCCCTTTCAGAAGCGGCCGCGTCGCGTTCGACGAGTTGCAACAGCTCGTCGAAAAGCAGATCGATGCCGGCGTCTCGGGTCTCGTCCCCGTGGGCACCACGGGCGAGTCGCCGACGCTCGATCACGGCGAGCACATCGAAGTGATCCGTGCGGTCATCGAGGCGGCCAAGGGACGCGTTCCGGTGATCGCCGGGACGGGTTCGAACTCGACCGCCGAAGCGGTCAGCCTCACCCGCCGCGCCCACGAGGCCGGTGCGGACGGTTTTCTGCAGGTCGGCCCCTACTACAACAAGCCGACTCAAGAAGGACTCTACCGGCACTTCGCCGCTGTCGCCGAAGCGACGGATCGTCTCGTGATGCTCTACTCGATACCCGGCCGCTCGGTGATCGAGATCGCGGTACCGACGGTCGCCCGCCTACTCGAAGCGTTTCCGCACGTGAATCACATCAAGGAAGCGGGCGGATCGTGCGATCGGGTGGATCAGCTACGGCAAACATGCGGGGATGCGCTTACCGTCCTGAGCGGCGATGACGCGCTCACCCTACCCTTCATGGCTCTCGGCGCCGTGGGTGTCGTAAGCGTGGCGTCCAACCTCTTCCCTTCCGCCGTGGTGGAACTCGTGAACGCCGCCACCCGAGGCGATTACACCGAGGCGCGTGCAGTACACCACCGCCTGCAGCCGCTCTTCAAGGCGCTGTTCGTCGAACCCAATCCCGCCCCGGTGAAGGCCGCCATGGCTCACCGAGGTCTACTCGGCTCGTCCGAACTTCGGCTTCCGCTGTGCGAGATGAGCGCGGGCAATCGAGAGGCGCTTCTCGCCCTCGTGGACCGGCTCGCTGCCTCCTGA
- the ilvB_2 gene encoding acetolactate synthase large subunit — MQERASKTNEVLHMHTHTGAEILRILLERQGVETIAGIPGGAILPFYDALHESRIRHVLARHEQGAGFIAQGMARVTGRAAVCVGTSGPGATNLITAIADARLDSVPLVAITGQVPLALIGTDAFQEVDTYGLTSPVTKHNFLVRNVRELLDVVPRAFQIAESGRPGPVVIDVPKDVQLARMQVDEWPEPGRRNPVARCPDAPIDELARRLQAAERPVLYLGGGVIHAGASAFVRMLAQRLDAPVVGTLMALGAMPADDPLYMGMLGMHGAKATNLLLEEADLLFAIGARFDDRATGRVAEFCPRAEVAHIDIDPAEIGKIRRPFLGLVGDARDIVSRLYERLPQQRRPAWRARASELRSRDERPAPPRARDPLHPVNLCGFLAETLPDDAIVTTDVGQHQMWVAQSFPFRRPRSLLTSGGLGTMGFGLPAAIGAALAAPGRRVACVSGDGSILMNIQELATLAELELPVAVLVFNNANLGMVRQQQELFYRGRLSSSQFESVPDFAALARSFGVRGVRIEPNRDPLGTIAAALERPGPCLIDIPVQTAANVFPIVPPGAANREMIAASPAVVA, encoded by the coding sequence GTGCAGGAGCGGGCTTCCAAAACCAACGAAGTCCTCCACATGCACACCCACACAGGCGCTGAAATTCTCCGCATCTTGCTCGAACGGCAGGGCGTGGAGACCATCGCAGGCATACCCGGCGGAGCGATCCTGCCGTTCTACGATGCGCTGCATGAAAGTCGCATCCGCCACGTCCTCGCCCGCCACGAGCAAGGCGCGGGATTCATCGCACAAGGCATGGCGCGCGTTACCGGACGAGCCGCGGTCTGCGTCGGCACCTCTGGTCCAGGTGCGACGAACTTGATCACCGCGATCGCCGACGCGCGCCTCGATTCGGTGCCCTTGGTCGCGATCACCGGCCAAGTGCCGCTTGCGCTCATCGGCACCGACGCGTTCCAAGAAGTGGATACGTACGGCCTGACTTCGCCCGTCACCAAGCACAACTTTCTCGTGCGCAACGTGCGCGAGTTGCTCGACGTCGTGCCGCGTGCGTTCCAGATCGCCGAGTCCGGTCGCCCCGGGCCTGTGGTGATCGACGTGCCCAAAGACGTGCAGCTCGCGCGCATGCAGGTCGACGAGTGGCCGGAACCCGGCCGACGCAATCCGGTCGCGCGTTGTCCCGATGCGCCGATCGACGAACTCGCCCGCCGCTTGCAGGCGGCCGAGCGTCCCGTGCTCTACTTGGGCGGCGGCGTGATTCACGCAGGTGCCTCGGCTTTCGTACGTATGCTCGCTCAGCGACTCGACGCTCCAGTGGTCGGCACCTTGATGGCGCTCGGCGCGATGCCTGCGGACGATCCGCTCTACATGGGCATGCTGGGCATGCACGGTGCCAAGGCGACCAACCTTCTGCTGGAGGAGGCGGACTTGCTCTTCGCCATCGGTGCACGTTTCGACGATCGCGCCACCGGCCGCGTGGCCGAGTTTTGTCCTCGCGCAGAGGTCGCTCACATCGACATCGATCCGGCCGAGATCGGGAAGATTCGGCGGCCGTTTCTCGGCTTGGTCGGTGATGCTCGCGACATCGTCTCGCGTCTGTACGAACGCCTTCCACAACAACGTCGCCCCGCTTGGCGCGCGCGCGCTTCGGAGCTGCGCTCGCGCGACGAACGCCCTGCCCCTCCCCGCGCCCGCGATCCTCTGCATCCGGTCAACCTGTGTGGGTTTCTCGCCGAGACTTTACCCGACGACGCGATCGTCACGACCGACGTGGGTCAGCACCAGATGTGGGTCGCACAATCCTTTCCGTTCCGCCGTCCGCGTTCGCTGCTCACGTCGGGCGGACTCGGAACGATGGGTTTCGGGTTGCCCGCGGCGATCGGTGCCGCGCTCGCCGCTCCCGGTCGGCGCGTCGCGTGCGTGAGTGGAGACGGCTCGATCCTCATGAACATCCAGGAGCTGGCCACGCTCGCCGAACTGGAGTTGCCGGTCGCCGTGTTGGTGTTCAACAACGCCAACCTCGGCATGGTGCGCCAGCAGCAGGAGTTGTTCTATCGCGGGCGGCTCTCCTCGTCGCAGTTCGAGAGCGTGCCGGATTTCGCCGCGCTCGCACGCTCGTTCGGCGTCCGGGGCGTGCGGATCGAACCGAATCGGGACCCGCTCGGCACCATCGCCGCTGCGCTGGAGCGTCCCGGGCCCTGCCTGATCGACATACCCGTGCAGACCGCCGCCAACGTGTTTCCGATCGTGCCGCCCGGCGCCGCCAATCGAGAGATGATCGCGGCGAGTCCGGCGGTCGTGGCGTGA
- a CDS encoding type IV pilus twitching motility protein PilT, producing the protein MSAPIIDDLLRLAVENNASDVVCKTDKPALFRLQGRLKPVDMEPLAFETLAGFVENHVPEFLREQMETEGQIDFAYELADLGRFRVNGFKQRGTISIVFRYVKNRIPSFDQLNLQSSTLVRLAQARDGIVLLCGPTGAGKSSTIAAMLDWVNRNQDRHIVTLEDPIEYNFTDEKSVFNQREIGIDVPTFELGLKAVLRQNPDIIFVGEMRDRITFETALSAAETGHLVFSTLHAASVHQAVVRLFEFFPPEQQLQARRQLAGSLRGVIVQRLIPAMEGGGRVPALEILVADSVARNLIQEGKFEKLPALLDAGVESGSLSFNKDLYRLVKSGIVSKVDALKVSPNPQALEMNLKGIFLSEGQRILG; encoded by the coding sequence ATGAGCGCGCCCATCATCGACGACCTTCTTCGACTCGCCGTGGAGAACAACGCGAGCGACGTCGTCTGCAAGACGGACAAGCCGGCCCTGTTTCGACTCCAAGGCCGGCTCAAGCCCGTCGACATGGAACCGCTCGCGTTCGAAACGCTGGCGGGATTCGTCGAGAACCACGTCCCCGAGTTCCTCCGCGAGCAGATGGAGACCGAGGGACAAATCGACTTCGCGTACGAGCTCGCCGACCTCGGACGGTTTCGCGTCAACGGCTTCAAGCAGCGCGGCACGATCAGCATCGTCTTCCGCTACGTGAAGAACCGCATCCCGAGCTTCGACCAGCTCAACTTGCAGTCGTCCACCCTCGTCCGTCTCGCCCAAGCACGCGACGGCATCGTCCTCTTGTGCGGCCCGACCGGAGCCGGCAAGAGTTCGACCATTGCCGCCATGCTCGACTGGGTGAATCGCAATCAGGATCGGCACATCGTCACGCTCGAAGACCCGATCGAGTACAATTTCACGGACGAGAAATCGGTCTTCAATCAACGCGAGATCGGCATCGACGTACCGACGTTCGAACTCGGTTTGAAAGCCGTGCTTCGGCAGAATCCCGACATCATTTTCGTCGGCGAAATGCGCGACAGGATCACCTTCGAGACCGCACTTTCCGCGGCCGAGACCGGGCATCTCGTCTTTTCCACGCTCCACGCGGCGAGCGTGCATCAGGCCGTCGTGCGGCTGTTCGAGTTCTTCCCACCCGAGCAACAACTTCAGGCGCGGCGGCAACTCGCCGGATCCCTCCGTGGAGTCATCGTTCAGCGGCTCATCCCGGCAATGGAGGGTGGAGGCCGCGTGCCCGCGCTCGAGATCCTCGTGGCCGACTCGGTGGCTCGAAACCTCATCCAAGAGGGTAAATTCGAAAAGCTTCCCGCCCTGCTCGATGCCGGGGTCGAGTCCGGTTCTCTCTCGTTCAACAAGGACCTCTACCGACTCGTGAAGAGCGGAATCGTCTCCAAAGTCGATGCGCTGAAGGTGTCCCCCAACCCTCAAGCACTCGAAATGAACCTGAAGGGGATCTTCCTCAGCGAAGGACAGCGAATCCTCGGCTGA
- the prmB gene encoding 50S ribosomal protein L3 N(5)-glutamine methyltransferase, producing the protein MRKKTSVRKGNSVSGTEKLDTVGDWLRFAVSSFGRAGLTFAQGLHGPQEEATFLVSRFLGIAADDLPHFLTARLTPREVEELRELVRRRMEEHVPVPYLVGEAVLGGHSFHVDERVLVPRSYVAALLPDAVVAFAGPRWKPARILELGTGSGCLAVLAAHAFPEAIVDAVDVSPDALEVAVENVRSHGLDDRVHLLESDLFEGVPPARYDLIIANPPYEPSALVDEQPPELAREPRLALDGGVDGMALVRRIVAQARAYLSSRGVLVLELGGLRLELLHEFPALSPHVFDLPDGTDAVLGFHARGLPNPAR; encoded by the coding sequence GTGCGCAAGAAAACCTCCGTCCGCAAGGGTAACTCCGTGTCCGGTACCGAGAAACTGGATACAGTCGGCGATTGGTTGCGGTTCGCCGTCTCTTCGTTCGGTCGTGCTGGTCTGACCTTCGCGCAGGGATTGCACGGACCTCAAGAAGAGGCGACCTTCCTCGTGAGTCGCTTTCTCGGCATCGCCGCAGACGACCTTCCCCACTTCCTCACCGCCCGGCTCACGCCTCGCGAAGTCGAGGAACTGCGCGAACTCGTCCGCCGGCGGATGGAAGAACACGTACCCGTCCCCTATCTCGTGGGCGAAGCCGTGCTGGGCGGGCACTCGTTTCACGTCGACGAGCGGGTGCTCGTTCCCCGTTCCTACGTGGCCGCACTCCTTCCGGACGCCGTGGTTGCGTTTGCCGGCCCGCGATGGAAGCCCGCGCGTATCCTGGAGCTGGGTACGGGGTCCGGTTGCCTCGCGGTGCTCGCAGCCCATGCGTTTCCCGAAGCGATCGTCGACGCGGTCGACGTGTCGCCGGATGCATTGGAGGTGGCGGTGGAGAACGTGCGCTCGCACGGCCTCGATGATCGTGTGCATCTGCTCGAGTCCGATCTCTTCGAGGGTGTGCCTCCTGCGCGCTACGACCTGATCATCGCGAATCCGCCGTACGAGCCGTCCGCTCTCGTGGATGAACAACCGCCGGAGCTCGCACGTGAACCACGGCTGGCGCTCGACGGAGGAGTCGACGGTATGGCGCTCGTGCGGCGCATCGTGGCGCAGGCGCGAGCATACCTTTCCTCCCGAGGCGTCCTCGTGCTCGAACTCGGCGGATTACGGCTTGAACTGCTCCACGAGTTTCCGGCGTTGTCGCCACACGTCTTCGACCTGCCGGATGGCACGGACGCCGTGCTGGGTTTTCACGCCCGCGGTTTGCCGAACCCTGCGCGTTAG
- the fabD gene encoding ACP S-malonyltransferase has translation MATAIMFSGQGAQQVGMGRSLYDHAPVARRLYERADEVLGWSLSKISFEGPTEELVQTRVCQPALFVHGFALFKLLEEAGRLGDVRFALGLSLGEVTALTAAGVFDFETGLRVVAERGRLMQLACEQTTGTMASIIGEDAASVEALCREFDIEMANLNCPGQIVVSGDKARVGAAVDAAKTRGMRRVIPLNVAGAYHSRLMEPARAAFADFLGGIEFASPRLSVLTNTTGRAVSEPAAIRAALVQQVVSSVLWEACMRETAALGATSFYELGPGAVLAGLARRTDKTWPVRSFAEFADLTA, from the coding sequence ATGGCCACCGCAATCATGTTCTCAGGACAGGGAGCCCAACAAGTCGGGATGGGACGCAGTCTCTACGACCACGCACCGGTCGCTCGCCGACTCTACGAACGTGCCGACGAGGTCTTGGGTTGGTCGTTGAGCAAGATCTCGTTCGAAGGCCCCACCGAAGAGCTCGTGCAAACGCGCGTCTGCCAGCCCGCGCTGTTCGTCCATGGCTTCGCGCTTTTCAAGCTCTTGGAGGAAGCCGGCCGACTCGGCGACGTGCGGTTCGCTCTCGGGCTCAGCCTCGGAGAAGTCACTGCGCTGACCGCGGCGGGTGTGTTCGACTTCGAGACCGGTCTGCGCGTCGTCGCCGAACGGGGTCGCCTCATGCAACTCGCCTGCGAGCAAACCACCGGCACGATGGCCTCGATCATCGGTGAAGACGCCGCTTCCGTCGAAGCCCTTTGTCGCGAGTTCGACATCGAAATGGCCAACCTCAATTGCCCCGGACAGATCGTCGTTTCGGGAGACAAAGCCAGAGTCGGTGCCGCCGTCGACGCTGCCAAGACCCGAGGCATGCGACGCGTGATCCCGCTCAACGTCGCCGGTGCTTACCACAGTCGCCTGATGGAACCCGCCCGCGCGGCGTTCGCCGACTTTCTCGGCGGTATCGAATTCGCGAGCCCCCGCCTGTCCGTGCTCACCAACACCACCGGCCGCGCGGTGAGCGAACCCGCCGCGATCCGGGCCGCCCTCGTCCAACAGGTCGTCTCGTCGGTCTTGTGGGAGGCTTGCATGCGCGAAACGGCCGCCCTCGGTGCCACGAGCTTCTACGAACTCGGCCCGGGTGCCGTCCTCGCCGGCCTCGCCCGACGCACCGACAAGACGTGGCCGGTTCGCAGTTTCGCGGAGTTTGCCGACCTCACCGCTTGA
- the lepA gene encoding translation elongation factor 4, which yields MSVALKRNFCIIAHVDHGKTTLSDRLLEYTNTVSQRVLTDQHLDSMDLERERGITIKMHPVTMTYPAKDGKVYQLNLMDTPGHVDFAYEVSRSLAACEGALLLIDAAQGVEAQTVANAHLANQQNLHVIPVINKIDLPSADLDNCVRQLEEILAIPSEDAILASGKSGIGIQDILEAVVNKFPAPRWADRSDLRVLVFDCVYDAYRGVIIYVRVFSGTLRTGDMVVMMSDGSRTEIKETGVFTPKMEKRDALEAGDVGYIVCNIKNVADIKIGDTITSFVSPSKEMLPGYKEVRPMVFSGIYPLETSNYEKLKASLGRLRLNDAAFVYQAESSVALGFGFRCGFLGLLHMEIIQERIRREYDVDIISTYPSVVYKVRLASGEVIEVDNPINLPDPSAMEEILEPTIQASIHIPNTCLGDILALIMEKRGTCDHTDTLDATRVMLTCTLPLNEILVDFNDRLKSISRGYGSMDYELGEYRVSDLVKMDILVNGDPVEAFATIVHREKAALRGREICERLAEIIPPHLFTIAVQAAIGGKVIARESVRAMRKDVTAKCYGGDISRKRKLLEKQKEGKRKMKQIGRVSIPPDAFIQVLRNN from the coding sequence ATGTCCGTAGCACTCAAACGGAACTTCTGCATCATCGCCCACGTCGATCACGGCAAGACCACCTTGTCCGATCGCTTGCTGGAGTACACCAACACCGTCTCGCAGCGTGTCCTGACCGACCAGCACCTCGACTCGATGGACCTCGAGCGCGAGCGGGGGATCACGATCAAGATGCATCCGGTCACGATGACTTACCCGGCCAAGGACGGGAAGGTCTACCAGCTCAACCTCATGGACACGCCCGGCCACGTGGACTTCGCCTACGAAGTCTCACGAAGCCTCGCTGCCTGCGAAGGAGCACTGCTCCTCATCGACGCGGCGCAAGGCGTCGAGGCCCAGACCGTGGCCAACGCGCACCTCGCGAACCAGCAGAATCTCCACGTCATCCCGGTCATCAACAAGATCGACCTCCCGAGCGCCGACCTCGATAATTGCGTCCGGCAGCTCGAGGAGATTCTCGCCATCCCGTCAGAGGACGCGATCCTCGCCAGCGGCAAATCGGGGATCGGCATTCAAGACATCCTCGAGGCCGTCGTGAACAAGTTTCCGGCGCCCCGTTGGGCGGATCGGTCCGATCTCCGAGTGCTCGTCTTCGACTGCGTTTACGACGCCTACCGGGGTGTCATCATCTACGTGCGCGTGTTCTCCGGCACGTTGCGCACCGGCGACATGGTCGTGATGATGAGCGACGGAAGTCGCACGGAGATCAAGGAAACAGGCGTCTTCACCCCCAAGATGGAGAAGCGCGACGCCCTCGAAGCCGGCGACGTGGGCTACATCGTCTGCAACATCAAGAACGTCGCCGACATCAAGATCGGCGACACGATCACCTCCTTCGTTTCTCCCTCCAAGGAGATGCTCCCGGGCTACAAGGAGGTGCGCCCGATGGTGTTCAGCGGCATCTATCCGCTCGAGACGTCCAACTACGAGAAACTCAAAGCCAGCCTCGGGCGGTTGCGGCTCAACGATGCGGCATTCGTCTACCAAGCAGAGTCCTCGGTCGCGCTCGGATTCGGCTTCCGCTGTGGCTTCCTCGGTCTCCTGCACATGGAGATCATCCAGGAGCGCATCCGCCGAGAGTACGACGTCGACATCATTTCCACCTACCCGAGCGTCGTCTACAAGGTGCGCCTCGCGAGCGGAGAAGTGATCGAGGTCGACAATCCGATCAATCTGCCCGATCCGAGCGCGATGGAGGAGATCCTCGAGCCGACGATCCAGGCGAGTATCCACATCCCGAATACATGCCTCGGCGACATCCTCGCGTTGATCATGGAGAAGCGTGGCACCTGCGACCACACCGACACGCTCGACGCCACGCGCGTGATGCTCACGTGCACGTTGCCGCTCAACGAGATCCTCGTGGACTTCAACGACCGCCTGAAGAGCATCTCTCGAGGCTACGGTTCGATGGACTACGAACTCGGCGAATACCGCGTCTCCGACCTCGTGAAGATGGACATCCTCGTCAACGGCGATCCGGTCGAAGCCTTCGCCACGATCGTTCACCGCGAGAAGGCCGCGCTGCGCGGTCGTGAGATCTGCGAACGCTTGGCCGAGATCATTCCACCGCACCTCTTCACCATCGCAGTCCAAGCCGCCATCGGCGGCAAGGTGATCGCCCGCGAGAGCGTTCGCGCCATGCGCAAGGACGTGACTGCCAAGTGCTACGGCGGCGACATCTCCCGCAAGCGCAAACTCCTGGAGAAGCAGAAGGAGGGTAAGCGCAAGATGAAGCAGATCGGCCGCGTCTCCATCCCGCCGGACGCTTTCATTCAGGTTTTGCGTAACAACTGA
- the ruvA gene encoding Holliday junction branch migration protein RuvA, giving the protein MIVSLKGTLVSATPLSAVLDVSGVGYEVSIPVTTAEKLPALGAEARLLTVAVYREDSHALYGFATQEERDFFKLLVEHVSGVGPKVAITILSRLSIPVLRAAILDGDVALLSKCHGIGKKTAERVVVELKDKLGAHTSGAGSAPVVDLAGGTTGHVGDGPSGPASRVGDAVKALVTLGYKLPDADKAVSKAAATLGKNASVEELVRRSLSG; this is encoded by the coding sequence GTGATCGTAAGCCTCAAAGGTACCCTCGTTTCCGCCACGCCGTTGAGCGCCGTGCTCGACGTGAGCGGTGTCGGCTACGAAGTCAGCATTCCGGTGACGACGGCGGAGAAACTTCCGGCGTTGGGTGCCGAGGCACGATTACTCACCGTCGCCGTTTACCGAGAGGATTCGCATGCACTCTACGGTTTCGCGACGCAGGAGGAACGCGACTTCTTCAAGCTCTTGGTGGAGCACGTCTCCGGCGTCGGACCCAAGGTGGCGATCACGATCTTGAGCCGGTTGTCGATACCGGTGCTGCGGGCCGCGATTCTCGACGGCGACGTCGCTCTCCTGTCCAAGTGCCACGGAATCGGCAAAAAGACAGCGGAGCGCGTCGTCGTGGAGCTGAAGGACAAACTCGGAGCGCACACGAGCGGAGCGGGAAGCGCCCCGGTCGTCGACCTCGCAGGCGGCACCACAGGACATGTGGGAGATGGACCCAGTGGTCCCGCCTCGCGCGTCGGCGATGCCGTGAAGGCCTTGGTGACGTTGGGTTACAAACTCCCCGATGCGGACAAGGCAGTGTCCAAGGCCGCTGCTACGCTCGGCAAGAACGCTTCCGTGGAAGAACTCGTCCGTCGTTCGTTGTCAGGCTGA
- a CDS encoding peptidylprolyl isomerase, translated as MSETPKTKVVFETTQGVIEFKLFPNIAPKTCENFVGLVEKGYYNGVVFHRIIPQFMIQGGDPTGTGRGGKSIWGRPFEDEVTPDVRFDKTGLLAMANAGPGTNGSQFFITTAKTPWLNMRHTIFGEVAVGYEVVQKLEQVPTDGGDRPVDEQKIVKAYVA; from the coding sequence ATGTCCGAAACTCCCAAGACCAAAGTCGTTTTCGAAACCACGCAGGGCGTGATCGAGTTCAAGCTGTTCCCCAACATCGCGCCGAAGACCTGCGAGAACTTCGTCGGTCTCGTGGAGAAGGGCTACTACAACGGCGTCGTCTTCCACCGCATCATTCCGCAGTTCATGATCCAAGGCGGCGACCCGACCGGCACCGGGCGCGGTGGCAAATCGATCTGGGGGCGTCCCTTCGAGGACGAAGTCACGCCGGACGTGCGCTTCGACAAGACCGGGCTGCTCGCCATGGCCAACGCGGGCCCGGGAACGAACGGAAGCCAATTTTTCATCACGACCGCGAAGACTCCTTGGCTGAACATGCGCCACACGATCTTCGGCGAGGTCGCCGTGGGGTACGAGGTCGTGCAGAAGTTGGAGCAGGTTCCCACGGACGGCGGCGACCGCCCCGTCGACGAGCAGAAGATCGTCAAGGCCTACGTCGCCTGA
- a CDS encoding TAXI family TRAP transporter solute-binding subunit → MWHFVRSNAWLVGIVAVATAGLFLLVDPAPPQTITLATGVEGGAYHRFGERLAERLADEGLTVRLQPTRGSVENLELLRAESGPVSIALVQSGLAVHEEPGELRLLGSLFYEPLWIFHRADMRIESPLDLRGRRVAIGPQGSGTRAVATLVLEAHGLGRESDVVTSDASGGAAADALRSGEVDAACFVGAPGPAYIDALLRDPQVRLFNLRRQAAFKANFPQLTTLTIGQGQLNLATDLPAQDTGVLASVATFVVNDRFHPGLTPLVLDAVRDLLRNGGVLERPGEFPLARPGDFPLTREAEHFHRYGLPFMMRYLPFWAASLIDRLIILVIPMLALLIPLFRTAPPLYRWRTRRKIFRWYKHLREYDQRIRSGAVHDTIEEDVRRLHELQDEILRVQVPLSYSDELYDLHLHIDWVIRRLEWVKQQGRTPDDPEPRGA, encoded by the coding sequence ATGTGGCATTTCGTGCGCTCGAACGCGTGGCTCGTGGGCATCGTCGCGGTGGCGACCGCGGGCTTGTTTCTGCTCGTCGATCCGGCTCCGCCGCAAACGATTACGCTCGCGACGGGCGTCGAAGGCGGAGCGTATCATCGATTCGGTGAAAGGCTTGCGGAACGTCTAGCCGATGAAGGACTGACGGTGCGGTTGCAGCCCACGCGAGGTTCGGTGGAAAACCTCGAACTACTGCGCGCGGAGTCCGGTCCGGTTTCGATCGCGTTGGTGCAGTCGGGGCTGGCGGTGCACGAAGAGCCCGGAGAATTGCGACTGCTCGGGAGTCTCTTCTACGAACCGTTGTGGATCTTCCACCGGGCGGACATGAGAATCGAATCCCCGCTGGATCTTCGCGGGCGACGCGTGGCCATCGGACCACAAGGCAGCGGCACACGTGCGGTGGCGACACTCGTGCTCGAAGCGCACGGCCTCGGCCGCGAAAGCGACGTCGTCACGAGCGACGCGAGCGGTGGAGCGGCGGCGGACGCCTTGCGGAGCGGCGAGGTCGATGCCGCCTGCTTCGTCGGCGCTCCGGGCCCCGCCTACATCGATGCGTTGTTGCGCGACCCGCAGGTGCGCCTTTTCAACCTTCGGCGCCAAGCGGCGTTCAAGGCGAACTTTCCCCAACTCACTACGCTCACGATCGGCCAGGGGCAGTTGAACCTCGCGACGGATCTCCCCGCGCAAGACACCGGTGTGCTCGCCTCGGTGGCCACGTTCGTCGTCAACGATCGTTTCCATCCCGGCCTTACGCCTCTCGTGCTCGACGCCGTGCGAGATCTCTTGCGCAACGGCGGAGTGCTGGAACGTCCGGGTGAGTTCCCGCTCGCGCGTCCCGGAGATTTCCCGCTCACGCGAGAGGCGGAACACTTTCACCGTTACGGACTGCCGTTCATGATGCGCTACCTGCCGTTCTGGGCGGCCTCGCTGATCGACCGGCTCATCATTCTCGTGATCCCGATGCTGGCGTTGCTCATCCCGCTCTTCCGCACGGCTCCGCCACTGTATCGCTGGCGCACCCGCCGCAAGATCTTCCGCTGGTACAAGCATCTGCGCGAATACGACCAACGAATTCGGTCCGGAGCCGTTCACGACACGATCGAGGAGGACGTTCGACGACTGCACGAACTCCAAGACGAGATCCTTCGCGTGCAGGTACCGCTGTCCTACTCGGACGAACTCTACGACCTGCACCTCCACATCGATTGGGTCATTCGCCGACTCGAGTGGGTCAAGCAGCAAGGCCGGACCCCCGACGATCCCGAGCCGCGTGGGGCCTAA